Proteins co-encoded in one Thamnophis elegans isolate rThaEle1 chromosome 1, rThaEle1.pri, whole genome shotgun sequence genomic window:
- the LOC116505797 gene encoding disintegrin and metalloproteinase domain-containing protein 20-like, translating to MSVYLSLLSVILLKIVQNAASGQAPPQGFRYASYDVIIPRKLSPKYGQEEPQDVSYLLPVEGNPHVVFLRQRRNFIPKVFPLFTYNTAGDLQVDNPFIKDDCFYHGFIQRKSPSRVTLSTCSGGLRGLIQMENKTYEIEPVQESSTFQHVVFRLEVEEGAPRMICGVGEKQQSHQEFITPETQNLGNKEFFGKSWWPHTRYVKVAIVIDHERYLKFHSNESFITMQVLDIIHTANSFYDPLSVHLSITGLVIWSQKNLIDITHIADDTLLSFNEWRTNHLLDILKNDVAHLFAYKDFGLTVGLAYIGTICNNYMASAIESYRTPSLFYMSVIFTHELGHVLGMQHDEPFCHCEKSECIMAPFAAETDKFSNCSFKDYFHYRNTECLFVPPDTNTTFKFESCGNKRVEKGEQCDCGSETQCKSDPCCQGNCRLRPRAVCSFGLCCTNCQYRQRGTVCREKISSCDLPEYCNGTSEHCPEDVHVQDGAVCNDGVYCYHGNCTTHDMQCKMIFGSGARVASEVCFREVNNKGDRFGNCGLKHGKYKKCDTGDSLCGRIQCKNEEIPSLEDHTTIIHTSIEYDNCFGTDYHTGMKVNDIGAVRDGTPCGDKMLCIEASCVNVSILKYDCNVTMCHNRGVCNTLKHCHCDIGWAPPDCSNIGYGGSIDSGPLPISVEAKGSVKISAITGIFCAFCLTIVSTGLVIWFKDGLRNSFGNFQGRIHATKSKDEGAPM from the coding sequence ATGAGTGTCTATCTGTCACTGTTGAGTGTGATATTGCTTAAGATTGTCCAAAATGCAGCTTCTGGACAGGCACCTCCTCAGGGCTTCAGATATGCCTCTTACGATGTGATCATCCCAAGGAAGCTGTCTCCCAAGTATGGGCAAGAAGAACCTCAGGATGTGAGCTACCTCCTGCCCGTTGAAGGAAATCCCCATGTGGTAttcctcaggcaaagaaggaactTCATCCCTAAAGTCTTTCCTCTCTTCACCTATAATACAGCAGGAGATCTCCAGGTGGACAATCCTTTTATCAAGGATGATTGTTTCTATCATGGATTTATTCAGAGAAAGTCCCCTTCTCGAGTCACCCTCAGTACATGTTCAGGAGGCCTGAGAGGTCTcatacaaatggaaaataagaCCTATGAAATTGAACCAGTTCAGGAATCTTCTACCTTTCAACATGTGGTGTTTCGGTTAGAAGTAGAGGAAGGGGCTCCCCGAATGATTTGTGGAGTAGGAGAAAAACAACAGAGCCATCAAGAATTCATTACTCCTGAAACACAGAATCTTGGAAACAAAGAATTTTTTGGAAAATCCTGGTGGCCACATACAAGATATGTTAAGGTAGCAATTGTGATTGATCATGAACGATATTTGAAGTTTCACAGCAATGAATCTTTTATTACGATGCAAGTTCTAGATATTATTCACACTGCAAATTCATTTTATGATCCACTTTCTGTTCATCTGTCAATAACAGGCTTAGTGATCTGGTCACAAAAAAATCTCATAGACATTACCCATATAGCAGATGACACACTTTTATCATTTAATGAATGGAGAACAAACCATTTACTTGATATTTTAAAGAATGATGTTGCTCACTTATTTGCTTATAAAGATTTTGGGTTAACAGTAGGACTTGCATATATAGGTACTATATGTAACAATTACATGGCAAGTGCTATTGAATCCTATAGAACCCCCAGTTTGTTTTATATGTCTGTCATATTTACTCATGAACTGGGACATGTTCTTGGAATGCAGCATGATGAGCCATTTTGTCATTGTGAAAAGAGTGAATGCATTATGGCACCATTTGCAGCAGAGACTGATAAATTTAGTAACTGCAGTTTCAAGGATTATTTCCATTATAGAAACACTGAATGTTTATTTGTCCCACCAGACACTAACACAACATTTAAGTTTGAATCCTGTGGTAACAAAAGAGTGGAAAAGGGAGAGCAGTGTGACTGTGGGTCAGAAACACAATGCAAGTCAGATCCCTGCTGCCAAGGTAATTGTCGTTTGCGCCCCAGGGCTGTTTGTTCCTTTGGACTGTGCTGTACTAACTGCCAGTATCGTCAACGTGGAACTGTTTGCAGAGAGAAGATTAGCAGTTGTGATCTCCCTGAATATTGCAATGGGACTTCAGAGCACTGCCCAGAAGATGTGCATGTGCAAGATGGTGCCGTGTGCAATGATGGCGTGTATTGTTATCATGGGAACTGCACGACTCATGATATGCAGTGCAAAATGATATTCGGCAGTGGAGCAAGAGTCGCTTCTGAAGTTTGCTTCAGAGAAGTGAATAATAAAGGTGATCGCTTTGGCAACTGCGGCCTTAAACATGGAAAATACAAGAAATGTGATACTGGGGATAGCCTGTGTGGCCGTATCCAGTGTAAAAATGAAGAAATTCCTTCTTTGGAGGATCACACTACAATAATTCATACTTCCATTGAATATGATAATTGCTTCGGCACTGACTATCACACTGGGATGAAAGTAAATGATATTGGAGCCGTGAGAGATGGTACTCCTTGTGGCGATAAAATGTTGTGCATTGAGGCGAGTTGTGTCAATGTGTCCATTCTGAAATATGACTGTAATGTCACAATGTGCCACAATCGTGGAGTTTGTAACACTCTCAAACACTGTCACTGTGATATTGGATGGGCCCCTCCAGACTGCAGCAATATAGGCTATGGAGGTAGTATAGACAGTGGGCCACTTCCCATTTCAGTAGAGGCTAAAGGTAGTGTGAAAATCTCAGCTATAACTGGAATATTCTGTGCCTTTTGTCTCACAATTGTTTCTACTGGTCTAGTTATctggttcaaggatgggctgagAAACTCATTTGGAAATTTTCAGGGAAGAATCCATGCTACAAAATCAAAAGATGAAGGAGCACCAATGTAA
- the LOC116505811 gene encoding disintegrin and metalloproteinase domain-containing protein 20-like, protein MSTCLPLLSVILLKIVQNAASGQAPPQGFRYASYDVIIPRKLSPKYGQEEPQDVSYLLPIEGNPHVVFLRQRKNFIPKVFPVFTYDTAGDLQVDHPFIKDDCFYHGFIQRKSSSRVTLSTCSGGLRGLIQMENKTYEIEPIQESSTFQHVVFQLELEEGVPRMTCGVGEKQQKHQEDIIPETENLGNKEVFGKSWWPHTRYVKVAIVIDHERYLQFNSNESFITMRVLDIIHTANSFYDALSVHLSIVGLVIWSQSNPIEITTSSYDTLKLFSTWRKDHLLKILKNDVGHLFAYRNFGVIVGLAYVGTICSSHWASGIESYRTSSLFLISELFAHELGHNLGMQHDENYCHCGKPVCIMAPYITETDKFSNCSYKDYFHYRNTWCLFVPQDTSITITYCGNKRVENGEQCDIGSETQCKSDPCCLRNCRLRPTAVCAFGLCCANCQYRQRGTVCREKISSCDLPEYCNGTSEHCPEDVHVQDGALCNDGVYCYHGKCTTHDMQCKMIFGSGATVASEACFRQVNNKGDRFGNCGLKHGIYKKCDTGDTLCGRIQCKSEEIPSLEDHTTIIHTSIGDNQCWGTDYHTGMKVDDIGAVRDGTPCGNNTLCIEGSCVNVSILKYDCNVTMCHNRGVCNTLQHCHCDIGWAPPDCSNIGYGGSIDSGLLPISIEANGSMKISAIAGIFCAFCLTIVSPGLIIWFKDRLRNRFGKFQGRVHATESNDEGAPM, encoded by the coding sequence ATGAGTACCTGTCTGCCATTGTTGAGTGTGATATTGCTTAAGATTGTCCAAAATGCAGCTTCTGGACAGGCACCTCCTCAGGGCTTCAGATATGCCTCTTACGACGTGATCATCCCAAGGAAGCTGTCTCCCAAGTATGGGCAAGAAGAACCCCAGGATGTGAGCTACCTCCTGCCCATTGAAGGAAATCCCCATGTGGTATTCCTCAGGCAAAGAAAGAACTTCATCCCTAAGGTCTTTCCTGTCTTCACCTATGATACAGCAGGAGATCTCCAGGTGGATCATCCTTTTATCAAGGATGATTGTTTCTACCATGGATTTATACAGAGAAAGTCCTCTTCTCGAGTCACCCTCAGTACATGTTCAGGAGGCCTGAGAGGTCTcatacaaatggaaaataagaCCTATGAAATTGAACCAATCCAGGAATCTTCTACCTTTCAACATGTGGTGTTTCAGTTAGAATTAGAGGAAGGGGTTCCCCGAATGACTTGTGGAGTAGGAGAGAAACAGCAGAAACATCAAGAGGACATCATTCCTGAAACAGAGAATCTTGGAAACAAAGAAGTTTTTGGTAAATCCTGGTGGCCACATACGAGATATGTTAAGGTAGCAATTGTGATTGATCATGAACGATATTTGCAGTTTAACAGCAATGAATCTTTTATTACAATGCGAGTTCTGGATATTATCCACACTGCAAATTCATTTTATGATGCACTTTCTGTTCATCTGTCAATAGTAGGCTTAGTGATATGGTCACAAAGCAACCCCATAGAGATTACCACTTCATCATATGACACCCTTAAATTGTTTAGTACTTGGAGAAAAGACCACTtgcttaaaattttaaaaaatgatgttggTCACTTATTTGCATATAGGAATTTTGGGGTAATAGTAGGACTTGCTTATGTTGGAACTATATGTAGCAGTCATTGGGCAAGTGGTATAGAATCGTATAGAACTTCCAGTTTGTTTCTTATTTCTGAACTATTTGCCCATGAACTGGGACACAATCTTGGAATGCAACATGATGAAAATTATTGTCATTGTGGAAAGCCTGTTTGCATTATGGCACCCTATATAACAGAGACTGATAAATTTAGTAACTGCAGTTACAAGGATTATTTTCACTATAGAAACACTTGGTGTTTATTTGTCCCACAAGACACTAGCATAACGATTACATATTGTGGTAACAAAAGAGTGGAAAATGGAGAGCAGTGTGACATTGGGTCAGAAACACAATGCAAGTCAGATCCATGCTGTCTACGTAATTGTCGTTTGCGCCCCACGGCTGTTTGTGCCTTTGGACTGTGCTGTGCTAACTGCCAGTATCGTCAACGTGGAACTGTTTGCAGAGAGAAGATTAGCAGTTGTGATCTCCCTGAATATTGCAATGGGACTTCAGAGCACTGCCCAGAAGATGTGCATGTGCAAGATGGTGCCTTGTGTAATGATGGTGTGTATTGTTATCATGGGAAGTGCACGACTCATGATATGCAGTGCAAAATGATATTTGGTAGTGGAGCAACAGTCGCTTCTGAAGCTTGCTTTAGACAAGTGAATAATAAAGGTGATCGCTTTGGCAACTGTGGCCTTAAACATGGAATTTACAAGAAATGTGATACTGGGGATACCCTCTGTGGCCGTATCCAGTGTAAAAGTGAAGAAATTCCTTCTTTGGAGGATCACACTACAATAATTCATACTTCCATTGGAGATAATCAGTGCTGGGGTACTGACTACCACACTGGGATGAAGGTAGATGATATTGGAGCCGTGAGAGATGGTACTCCTTGTGGCAATAACACGTTGTGCATTGAGGGTAGTTGTGTCAATGTGTCCATTCTGAAATATGACTGTAATGTCACAATGTGCCACAATCGGGGAGTTTGTAACACTCTTCAACACTGTCACTGTGATATTGGATGGGCCCCTCCAGACTGCAGCAATATAGGCTATGGAGGTAGCATAGACAGTGGGCTACTTCCCATTTCAATAGAGGCTAACGGTAGTATGAAAATCTCAGCTATAGCTGGAATATTCTGTGCCTTTTGTCTCACAATTGTTTCTCCTGGTCTGATTATCTGGTTCAAAGATAGGCTGAGAAACCGATTTGGAAAATTTCAGGGAAGAGTCCATGCTACAGAATCAAATGATGAAGGAGCACCAATGTAA
- the LOC116505805 gene encoding LOW QUALITY PROTEIN: disintegrin and metalloproteinase domain-containing protein 24-like (The sequence of the model RefSeq protein was modified relative to this genomic sequence to represent the inferred CDS: inserted 2 bases in 1 codon; deleted 2 bases in 1 codon) codes for MSTYLSWWSVVLLKIIQNAASTEEPSQGFRYAFYDVIIPRKLSPRYGQEEPQDVSYLLPIEGNPQVVFLRQRRNFIPRVFPVFTYDTAGDLQVDNPFIKDDCFYHGFIQSKSPSRVTLSTCSGGLRGIKVAIVIDHERYLKFQSNESFIMMQVLDIIHNANSFYDPLSVHLSITGLVIWSQKNLIDITNIADDTLLSFNEWRTNHLLDILKNDVAHLFAYKDFGLTVGLAYIGTICNKYGASAIESYRTPSLFYMSVIFTHELGHVLGMQHDEPFCHCEKSECIMAPFAAETDKFSNCSFKDYFHYRNTECLFVPPDTNNXFKFESCGNKRVEKGEQCDCGSEIQCKSDPCCQANCTLRPAAVCAFGLCCANCQYRQRGTVCREKISSCDLPEYCNGTSEHCPEDVHVQDGAVCNDGVYCYHGNCTTHDMQCKIIFGSEARVASEVCFREVNNKGDRFGNCGLKHGKYKKCNTGDSLCGRIQCKSEEIPSLEDHTTIIHTSIENDNCFGTDYHTGMKVNDIGAVRDGTPCGDNMLCIEGSCVNVSILKYDCNVTMCHNQGVCNTLKHCHCDTGWAPPDCTNKGYGGSIDSGPPPVTFLSKANMKTSAVAAILSAFCLTNVCAGLVIWFKDRLRSQSGKFQEGVHATKSNDEGTLTVA; via the exons ATGAGTACTTATCTGTCATGGTGGAGTGTGGTGTTACTTAAGATCATCCAAAATGCAGCTTCCACAGAGGAACCTTCTCAGGGCTTCAGATATGCCTTTTACGACGTGATCATCCCAAGGAAGCTGTCTCCCAGGTATGGGCAAGAAGAACCCCAGGATGTGAGCTACCTCCTGCCCATTGAAGGAAATCCCCAAGTGGTAttcctcaggcaaagaaggaactTCATCCCTAGGGTCTTTCCTGTCTTCACCTATGATACAGCAGGAGATCTCCAGGTGGACAATCCTTTTATCAAGGATGATTGTTTCTACCATGGATTTATTCAGAGCAAGTCCCCTTCTCGGGTCACCCTCAGTACATGTTCAGGAGGCCTGAGAGGT ATTAAGGTAGCAATTGTGATTGATCATGAACGATATTTGAAGTTTCAAAGCAATGAATCTTTTATTATGATGCAAGTTTTGGATATTATTCACAATGCAAATTCATTTTATGATCCACTTTCTGTTCATCTGTCAATAACAGGCTTAGTTATCTGGTCACAAAAGAATCTCATAGACATTACCAACATAGCAGATGACACACTTTTATCATTTAATGAATGGAGAACAAACCATTTACTTGATATTTTAAAGAATGATGTTGCTCACTTATTTGCTTATAAAGATTTTGGGTTAACAGTAGGACTTGCATACATTGGTACTATATGTAACAAATACGGGGCAAGTGCTATTGAATCCTATAGAACCCCCAGTTTGTTTTATATGTCTGTCATATTTACTCATGAACTGGGACATGTTCTTGGAATGCAGCATGATGAGCCATTTTGTCATTGTGAAAAGAGTGAATGCATTATGGCACCATTTGCAGCAGAGACTGATAAATTTAGTAACTGCAGTTTCAAGGATTATTTCCATTATAGAAACACTGAATGTTTATTTGTCCCACCAGACACTAACAA ATTTAAGTTTGAATCCTGTGGTAACAAAAGAGTGGAAAAGGGAGAGCAGTGTGACTGTGGGTCAGAAATACAATGCAAGTCAGATCCGTGCTGTCAAGCTAATTGTACGTTGCGCCCCGCGGCTGTTTGTGCCTTTGGACTGTGCTGTGCTAACTGCCAGTATCGCCAACGTGGAACTGTTTGCAGAGAGAAGATTAGCAGTTGTGATCTCCCTGAATATTGCAATGGGACTTCAGAGCACTGCCCAGAAGATGTGCATGTGCAAGATGGTGCCGTGTGCAATGATGGCGTGTATTGTTATCATGGAAACTGCACAACTCATGATATGCAGTGCAAAATAATATTCGGTAGTGAAGCAAGAGTCGCTTCTGAAGTTTGCTTCAGAGAAGTGAATAATAAAGGTGATCGCTTTGGCAACTGCGGCCTTAAACATGGAAAATACAAGAAATGCAATACTGGAGATAGCCTGTGTGGCCGTATCCAGTGTAAAAGTGAAGAAATTCCTTCTTTGGAGGATCACACTACAATAATTCATACTTCCATTGAAAATGATAATTGCTTCGGCACTGACTATCACACTGGGATGAAAGTAAATGATATTGGAGCCGTGAGAGATGGGACTCCTTGTGGCGATAACATGTTGTGCATTGAGGGTAGTTGTGTCAATGTGTCCATTCTGAAATATGACTGTAATGTCACAATGTGCCACAATCAGGGAGTTTGTAACACTCTCAAACACTGTCACTGTGATACTGGATGGGCCCCTCCAGACTGCACAAATAAAGGCTATGGAGGTAGCATCGACAGTGGGCCACCTCCAGTTACATTTCTGTCTAAAGCTAATATGAAAACCTCAGCTGTAGCTGCAATACTCTCTGCTTTTTGTCTCACAAATGTTTGTGCTGGCCTGGTTATTTGGTTCAAGGATAGACTAAGAAGCCAATCTGGAAAATTTCAGGAAGGAGTCCATGCTACGAAATCAAACGATGAAGGAACACTCACGGTTGCTTAG
- the LOC116505817 gene encoding disintegrin and metalloproteinase domain-containing protein 20-like — protein MSTCLPLLSVILLKIVQNAASGQAPPQGFRYASYDVIIPRKLSPKYGQEEPQDVSYLLPIEGNPHVVFLRQRKNFIPKVFPVFTYNTSGDLQVDHPFIKDDCFYHGFIQRKSPSRVTLSTCSGGLRGLIQMENKTYEIEPVQESSTFQHVVFRLEVEEEALQMTCGVGEEEQSHQEDMILETENVATKDIFGKSWWPHTRYIKVAIVIDYELYLRFHRNESFITMQVLDIVHTANSFYDPLSVHLSITGLVIWSQNNPINITSAAGSTLSQFNIWRRDHLLKILKNDVGHLLSYKYFGGTVGLAYVGTICSGHWASAIESYRTSSLFLISEIFAHELGHVLGMQHDEQFCYCEKSKCIMAAEAVETDKFSNCSYKDYFRHRNTGCLFVPPDTNTTFKFESCGNKRVEKGEQCDCGSETQCKSDPCCQANCMLRSAAVCAFGLCCANCQYRQRGTVCRENISSCDLPEYCNGTSEHCPEDVHVQDGAVCNDGAYCYHGNCTTHDMQCKMIFGSGATVASEVCFIEVNNKGDRFGNCGLKHGNYKKCDTGDSLCGRIQCKNIQMPSLEDHTTIIHTSTGDNECWGTDYHTGMKVNDIGAVRDGTPCGDNTLCIEGSCVNVSILKYDCNVTMCHNHGVCNTLKHCHCDVGWAPPDCRNRGCGGSIDSGPAPLIAQCKTNMKISSVAVILLAFCHTIVCADLVI, from the coding sequence CTACCTCCTGCCCATTGAAGGAAATCCCCATGTGGTATTCCTCAGGCAAAGAAAGAACTTCATCCCTAAGGTCTTTCCTGTCTTCACCTATAATACATCGGGAGATCTCCAAGTGGATCATCCTTTTATCAAGGATGATTGTTTCTACCATGGATTTATTCAGAGAAAGTCCCCTTCTCGAGTCACCCTCAGTACATGTTCAGGAGGCCTGAGAGGTCTcatacaaatggaaaataagaCCTATGAAATCGAACCAGTCCAGGAATCTTCTACCTTTCAACACGTGGTGTTTCGGTTAGAAGTAGAGGAAGAGGCTCTCCAAATGACTTGTGGAGTTGGAGAGGAAGAGCAGAGCCATCAAGAGGACATGATACTTGAAACAGAGAATGTTGCCACCAAGGATATTTTTGGTAAGTCCTGGTGGCCACATACAAGATATATCAAAGTGGCAATTGTGATTGATTATGAACTATATTTGAGGTTTCACAGAAATGAATCTTTTATTACGATGCAAGTTCTAGATATTGTCCACACTGCAAATTCATTCTATGATCCACTTTCTGTTCATCTGTCAATAACAGGCTTAGTGATCTGGTCACAAAACAACCCCATAAACATTACCTCTGCAGCAGGTAGCACACTTTCACAGTTTAATATTTGGAGAAGAGATCATCtgcttaaaattttaaaaaatgatgttggTCACTTATTATCATATAAGTATTTTGGGGGAACAGTAGGACTTGCTTATGTTGGAACAATATGTAGCGGTCACTGGGCAAGTGCTATTGAATCCTATAGAACTTccagtttgtttttaatttctgaaATATTTGCCCATGAACTGGGACACGTGCTTGGAATGCAACATGATGAACAATTTTGTTATTGTGAAAAGAGTAAATGCAttatggcagccgaagcagtagagACTGATAAATTTAGTAACTGCAGTTACAAGGATTATTTCCGCCATAGAAACACTGGGTGTTTATTTGTCCCACCAGACACTAACACAACATTTAAGTTTGAATCCTGTGGTAACAAAAGGGTGGAAAAGGGAGAGCAGTGTGACTGTGGGTCAGAAACACAATGCAAGTCAGATCCATGCTGTCAAGCTAATTGTATGTTGCGCTCTGCGGCTGTTTGTGCCTTTGGACTGTGCTGTGCTAACTGCCAGTATCGTCAACGTGGAACTGTTTGCAGAGAGAATATTAGCAGTTGTGATCTCCCTGAATATTGCAATGGGACTTCAGAGCACTGCCCAGAAGATGTGCATGTGCAAGATGGTGCTGTATGCAATGATGGCGCGTATTGTTATCATGGGAACTGCACGACTCATGATATGCAGTGCAAAATGATATTCGGTAGTGGAGCAACAGTCGCTTCTGAAGTTTGCTTCATAGAAGTGAATAATAAAGGTGATCGCTTTGGCAACTGCGGCCTTAAACATGGAAATTACAAGAAATGTGATACTGGGGATAGCCTGTGTGGCCGTATTCAGTGTAAAAATATACAAATGCCTTCCTTGGAGGACCACACTACAATAATTCATACTTCCACTGGAGATAATGAATGCTGGGGTACTGACTACCACACTGGGATGAAGGTAAATGATATTGGAGCAGTGAGAGATGGTACTCCTTGTGGCGATAATACGTTGTGCATTGAGGGTAGTTGTGTTAATGTGTCCATTCTGAAATATGACTGTAATGTCACAATGTGCCACAATCATGGAGTTTGTAACACTCTCAAACACTGTCACTGTGATGTTGGATGGGCCCCTCCAGACTGTAGAAATAGAGGCTGTGGAGGTAGCATAGACAGTGGGCCAGCTCCATTGATAGCACAGTGTAAAACTAATATGAAAATCTCGTCTGTAGCTGTAATACTCTTGGCTTTTTGTCACACAATTGTTTGTGCTGATCTGGTTATCTAG